The proteins below come from a single Candidatus Eisenbacteria bacterium genomic window:
- a CDS encoding phosphopantetheine-binding protein — protein MSHASSAVRVHDVAVATAASDTWLRTLVADRLGIDEEAVSPAVSLRDDLAADSLDFADLAAAMEADLGITVPVALLARVRTYGDLLLVAETLVTERARRARDGVALLRARLSSPSRAPAAVLERVFWLDPYAVEVLAEDAERAEPGTRLEVMVALSTPAAVIARIRARLARVERRGVAVDIRRDWRTA, from the coding sequence ATGTCCCATGCATCTTCCGCGGTCCGCGTCCACGACGTGGCCGTCGCCACAGCCGCGTCCGATACGTGGCTCCGAACCCTGGTCGCCGATCGCCTCGGCATCGACGAGGAGGCGGTCAGCCCCGCCGTCTCGCTGCGCGACGACCTCGCCGCCGATTCCCTCGACTTCGCCGACCTCGCCGCGGCGATGGAAGCCGACCTCGGCATCACCGTACCCGTCGCGCTCTTGGCGCGGGTGCGCACGTACGGCGACCTCCTTCTCGTCGCCGAGACGCTCGTGACCGAGCGCGCCCGTCGCGCGCGCGACGGCGTCGCGCTGTTGCGCGCGAGACTCTCGTCGCCGTCGCGCGCTCCCGCGGCGGTCCTGGAGCGCGTCTTCTGGCTCGACCCCTACGCGGTCGAGGTCCTCGCCGAGGACGCCGAGCGTGCCGAGCCGGGCACGCGCCTGGAGGTGATGGTGGCGCTCAGCACGCCCGCCGCCGTGATCGCGCGCATCCGGGCACGTCTCGCACGCGTGGAGCGACGGGGCGTCGCGGTCGACATCCGGCGCGACTGGCGCACCGCCTGA